In Arachis hypogaea cultivar Tifrunner chromosome 17, arahy.Tifrunner.gnm2.J5K5, whole genome shotgun sequence, a single window of DNA contains:
- the LOC112766566 gene encoding uncharacterized protein, whose product MLLALKLKNKLQFIDGSIRKPEPDDALTLSTDIARGDRFRVAELEEEMYQMKQGELTVITYFTKLKSIWEQLSGFRPVPDCVMCSETCECGLAKMGEYRDESYTVRLLRGLNEQYSNVRSNIMLMNPLPDVNTAFSLLTQQERQFVIVDPSDYKALL is encoded by the exons ATGCTGTTAGcgttgaaattgaaaaataaattgcagtTTATAGATGGATCAATTAGAAAACCAGAACCGGATGATGCATT GACCTTAAGCACAGATATTGCCAGGGGGGATAGATTTAGAGTGGCTGAGTTAGAAGAAGAAATGTATCAAATGAAACAAGGGGAACTCACTGTAATAACATATTTCACCAAGTTGAAATCAATATGGGAGCAACTTAGTGGCTTCAGGCCAGTTCCTGATTGTGTCATGTGCTCCGAGACGTGCGAATGTGGCCTGGCCAAAATGGGGGAATATAGAGATGAGAGTTACACTGTGCGACTCTTACGAGGACTGAATGAACAATACTCGAATGTAAGATCAAACATCATGCTGATGAATCCTCTGCCAGATGTGAACACTGCATTCTCGTTGCTTACACAACAAGAAAGGCAGTTCGTGATTGTGGATCCTAGTGATTACAAAGCTCTGCTTTAA